The following is a genomic window from Methanolinea sp..
GGCAGAGGGTCATCGACCTCCTCTTCCCAATCGCGATCGGGGGGACAGCCGCGATACCCGGGCCCTTCGGGTCGGGCAAGACCGTGGTCCAGCACCAGCTCGCGAAGTGGGCGAGTGCAGACATCGTCATCTTCGTCGGGTGCGGGGAGAGGGGGAACGAGATGGCCGACGTCCTCGCGGAGTTCCCGCACCTTGAGGACCCCCGGACGGGTCTCCCGCTCATCAACCGCATGGTCCTCATCGCGAACACGAGCAACATGCCGGTCGCCGCGAGGGAGGCGTCGGTTTACACGGGGATGACGATCGCGGAGTACTACCGGGACATGGGGTACAAGGTCGCGCTCATGGCAGATTCCACGTCGCGGTGGGCCGAGGCGATGAGGGAGATATCCGGGAGGCTCGAGGAGATGCCGGGGGAAGAAGGGTACCCCGCGTACCTCGGGTCCCGGCTCGCGGACTTCTACGAGCGCGCGGGGAGGGTCAGGACGATCGGAACGGAGGAGAGGGAAGGGTCGGTATCTGTCATCGGCGCAGTGTCGCCGCCGGGGGGCGACTTCTCAGAGCCGGTGACCCAGAACACGCTGCGGATCGTGAAGGTATTCTGGGCACTCGACTCGGACCTCGCGTACCGCAGGCACTTCCCTGCCATCAACTGGCTCACGTCCTACTCGCTCTACACGCACGTCGTCAACGCGTGGTGGCACGCGAACGTCGGTCCCCGGTGGGAGGAGATGAAGGGCGAGATCATGGCGATCCTCCAGAAGGAGAGCGAACTCGAGGAGATGGTCAAGCTGGTCGGCCCCGAGGTCCTCCCCGAGGGCGATCGGCTCACTCTCCTCGAGGCCGAGGTGATCCGCGAGAGCATCCTCATGCAGTACGCGTTCCACCCCGAGGACACCTACACGTCCCCAAGGAAGCTCTACAGGATGGTGGAAACCGTCTTTGCCTTCTTTGACCTCGCGCGCCGCGCCGTCTCGTCCGGCGTCCCCGCGGAGGCAATCCGGTCCCTCCCCTCGAAGTCCCGGCTCGCCCGCATGGGAACGGTCCCGGAGAGGGACGCAGAAGAGGTCTTCTCCGACCTCGACCGCCAGATGAGGGAGGAATTCTCCGCCCTCGGGAGGACGTGAGATGCAGGCAGGAATGCAGAGGGGAGCACGCGAGTTCCGGTCCGTGACCGAGATCCACGGGCCCCTCATGGTCGTGGACGGCGTTTCTGGCGTCGCGTACGGCGAGGTCGTCGAGATTACCCTCTCCACGGGCGAAAAGAGGCTCGGGCAGGTCCTCGAGTCGCGGACATCGAGGGCGATCGTCCAGGTCTTCGGGACGACGCGCGACCTCGACACGAGCACGACGACGGCGCGGTTCACGGGGAGGACAATGCACATCCCGGTCACGGAGGACATGCTCGGGAGGATATTCGACGGGATTGCCCGGCCCCTCGACGGGAGTGCACCCCCCGTGGGCGAGGAAGAAAGGGACATCCACGGCTCGCCCATCAACCCGGACGCGAGGGAGCACCCGAGGGATTCCATCCAGACGGGAATCTCGGTCATCGACGGGATGAACACCCTCGTCCGCGGGCAGAAACTCCCCATATTCAGCGGTGCAGGGCTGCCGCACAACCTCATCGCGGCCCAGATCACCCGGCAGGCGAGGGTCAGGGGACAGGAAGAGCACTTCGCGGTAGTCTTCGCCGCGATGGGAATCACCCACGAGGAGGCTTCGTTCTTCGTCTCCGACTTCACCCGGACGGGTGCACTCGAGCGGGCAGTCATCTTCCTCAACCTCGCCGACGATCCCGCCATCGAGCGGATCATCACGCCCCGGCTCGCACTCACGACAGCCGAGTTCCTCGCCTTCGAGAAGGGGATGCACGTCCTCGTGGTCCTCACGGACCTCACCAACTACTGCGAGGCACTGAGGGAGATCTCGGCCGCGCGCGAGGAGGTCCCGGGGAGGAGGGGGTACCCGGGGTACATGTACACGGACCTCGCGAGCATATTCGAGAGGGCGGGCCGGATAAAGGGCCGGCCGGGCTCCATCACGCAGATACCCATCCTGACGATGCCCGACGACGACATCACGCACCCCGTGCCCGACCTCACGGGGTACATCACGGAGGGGCAGATCGTCCTCTCGAGGGACCTGCACAGGAAGGGCATCTACCCCCCCATCAACCCGCTCCCCTGCCTCTCCCGCCTCATGCAGGGCGGGATAGGGCCCGGGAGGACGAGGGAAGACCACGCCCAGGTCAACAACCAGCTCTACGCTGCGTACTCGCAGGGCATCAGGTTGAAGAGCCTCGTTGCGGTCGTGGGTGAAGAAGGGCTCTCGGAGATCGACCGTACCTACATCAGGTTCGCGGACCGGTTCGAGCGGGAATTCATCGCGCAGGGACCCGAGGAGATGCGCTCGTTCGAGGCGACACTCGACCGGGCATGGGACCTCCTCTCCCTCCTCCCCGAGGCAGAGCTCCGGAGGATCGACGTCTCGTTCATCAGGAAGTACCACCCGGCGCACAGGGGGAGAGGAGAGTGAGCGGCCGGGGGAGGAGCGGGGTCCGGCCGACGAGGATCGAGCTCCTGAAGCTGAAGAAGCAGGAACTCCTCGCGCGGAGGGGGCACGACCTCCTCCAGGAGAAACTCGACGCGATGGTGGTCGCGTTCTACGAGCACAGGGAGGCTTACCTCGCCCAGAGGCGGCGGGCCATCGAGGCGTACCGCTCCGCGCTCTCCGCGCTCGCGCTCGCCGAGATGATTGCGGGGACCGACACCGTGGATTCCATCGCGTTCTCGTCTCCCGCCCTCCCCGACATTCCCCTCGGCACGCGCCTCGTGATGGGGGTCCGGGTGCCGGCCCTGCCGCCGGGACCCCTCCCCGTCCACGAGAGGGGCTATGCCATCCTCGGCACACCCTCTGCCCTCGATACCGCGTCGGCAAAGTGGGAGGAGGCCACGCGCGAGATGATCGTGCTCGCGGAAAAGGCCGGGACACTGGAGAGACTGGCGCGCGAGATACAGAAGACGCGCCGGCGGGTGAACGCCCTCGAGAAGATCCTCATCCCGCGCCTCCAGTCGACGCGGAAATACATCGAGATGCACCTTGAAGAGAGGGAGAGGGAGGACCAGTTCCGAAGGAAGCGGATCAAGCACCTGAAGGGGGAGGCCGCGTGAGCCCGGCGTACAGGGATCCCCTGCTCGACGCGGTCCTCCGCCGCCCGGAGGCGAGGGCAAAAATTGCCTTCTTCTTCCTCGTCCTCCAGTACCTCGTCTACTTCGTGCTCGTCGCGGGGCTCCTCGTCTTCCTGTACGCGGTCGTCACGTTCCACGGATGACGAGGACCGGCCTGTGGGCGATTCTCGCGACCCCCTGCGCGACGCTCCCCGGGATGAGTCCCCCGAGCCAGCCCCTCCCGTGCGAGCTGAGCGCGAT
Proteins encoded in this region:
- a CDS encoding V-type ATP synthase subunit A produces the protein MEREVDRPGSIVRVTGPVVVAEGMRGARMFEIVRVGEAGLIGEIIALENDRATIQVYEETSGTVPGEPVRGTGRSLSVALGPGLLGTIFDGIQRPLAKMREATGDFIGRGIDIPALDTREKWEFVPRAKPGDFVQGGDILGDVQERPSVPHRVMVPPGVSGTVTWVAEEGRYTITEPVCTLRSGDAGRELPMVQYWPVRAARPIARKLDPTDPLLTGQRVIDLLFPIAIGGTAAIPGPFGSGKTVVQHQLAKWASADIVIFVGCGERGNEMADVLAEFPHLEDPRTGLPLINRMVLIANTSNMPVAAREASVYTGMTIAEYYRDMGYKVALMADSTSRWAEAMREISGRLEEMPGEEGYPAYLGSRLADFYERAGRVRTIGTEEREGSVSVIGAVSPPGGDFSEPVTQNTLRIVKVFWALDSDLAYRRHFPAINWLTSYSLYTHVVNAWWHANVGPRWEEMKGEIMAILQKESELEEMVKLVGPEVLPEGDRLTLLEAEVIRESILMQYAFHPEDTYTSPRKLYRMVETVFAFFDLARRAVSSGVPAEAIRSLPSKSRLARMGTVPERDAEEVFSDLDRQMREEFSALGRT
- a CDS encoding V-type ATP synthase subunit B; this translates as MQRGAREFRSVTEIHGPLMVVDGVSGVAYGEVVEITLSTGEKRLGQVLESRTSRAIVQVFGTTRDLDTSTTTARFTGRTMHIPVTEDMLGRIFDGIARPLDGSAPPVGEEERDIHGSPINPDAREHPRDSIQTGISVIDGMNTLVRGQKLPIFSGAGLPHNLIAAQITRQARVRGQEEHFAVVFAAMGITHEEASFFVSDFTRTGALERAVIFLNLADDPAIERIITPRLALTTAEFLAFEKGMHVLVVLTDLTNYCEALREISAAREEVPGRRGYPGYMYTDLASIFERAGRIKGRPGSITQIPILTMPDDDITHPVPDLTGYITEGQIVLSRDLHRKGIYPPINPLPCLSRLMQGGIGPGRTREDHAQVNNQLYAAYSQGIRLKSLVAVVGEEGLSEIDRTYIRFADRFEREFIAQGPEEMRSFEATLDRAWDLLSLLPEAELRRIDVSFIRKYHPAHRGRGE
- a CDS encoding V-type ATP synthase subunit D — its product is MSGRGRSGVRPTRIELLKLKKQELLARRGHDLLQEKLDAMVVAFYEHREAYLAQRRRAIEAYRSALSALALAEMIAGTDTVDSIAFSSPALPDIPLGTRLVMGVRVPALPPGPLPVHERGYAILGTPSALDTASAKWEEATREMIVLAEKAGTLERLAREIQKTRRRVNALEKILIPRLQSTRKYIEMHLEEREREDQFRRKRIKHLKGEAA